From Salvia splendens isolate huo1 chromosome 16, SspV2, whole genome shotgun sequence, a single genomic window includes:
- the LOC121771931 gene encoding uncharacterized protein LOC121771931 isoform X1, translating into MIGATLNSHKLTLKFLCSYGGRIIPRYPDGKLRYHGGDTRVLSVDRSISFSELMVKMRELCGHTVNLRCQLPTEDLDALVSITSDEDLANLLEEYDRVAASSPLASPKIRAFLSVPKSAKKSSSPSSSSASSSSNGSTSPKSPFYSSLPPRYPTSGGGRCVRHASRPPVYPIIGGEGSC; encoded by the exons ATGATCGGAGCTACACTCAACTCACACAAGCTAACTCTCAAATTCCTCTGCAGCTACGGCGGCCGTATCATCCCCCGCTATCCCGACGGCAAGCTCCGCTACCACGGCGGCGACACCCGCGTCCTCTCCGTCGACCgctccatttcattttccg AGCTGATGGTGAAAATGAGGGAATTGTGTGGACATACCGTGAATTTGAGATGCCAATTGCCGACGGAGGATCTGGACGCGCTAGTGTCGATCACCTCCGATGAGGATCTCGCTAACCTACTTGAAGAATACGACCGTGTTGCTGCGTCATCGCCGTTGGCGTCTCCTAAAATTAGGGCATTCCTCTCGGTCCCCAAATCCGCGAAAAAATCCTCATCcccttcctcctcctcggcctccTCGAGCAGTAACGGCTCCACGTCGCCAAAATCACCGTTCTACTCCTCATTACCGCCTCGGTACCCGACCTCCGGCGGCGGGAGGTGCGTCCGGCATGCTTCGAGGCCTCCTGTGTACCCTATTATCG GTGGAGAAGGATCCTGCTAA
- the LOC121771931 gene encoding uncharacterized protein LOC121771931 isoform X2, whose translation MIGATLNSHKLTLKFLCSYGGRIIPRYPDGKLRYHGGDTRVLSVDRSISFSELMVKMRELCGHTVNLRCQLPTEDLDALVSITSDEDLANLLEEYDRVAASSPLASPKIRAFLSVPKSAKKSSSPSSSSASSSSNGSTSPKSPFYSSLPPRYPTSGGGRCVRHASRPPVYPIIGEKAAGKLPHYYVYQYHSHSHGNGGQVYVIQNGR comes from the exons ATGATCGGAGCTACACTCAACTCACACAAGCTAACTCTCAAATTCCTCTGCAGCTACGGCGGCCGTATCATCCCCCGCTATCCCGACGGCAAGCTCCGCTACCACGGCGGCGACACCCGCGTCCTCTCCGTCGACCgctccatttcattttccg AGCTGATGGTGAAAATGAGGGAATTGTGTGGACATACCGTGAATTTGAGATGCCAATTGCCGACGGAGGATCTGGACGCGCTAGTGTCGATCACCTCCGATGAGGATCTCGCTAACCTACTTGAAGAATACGACCGTGTTGCTGCGTCATCGCCGTTGGCGTCTCCTAAAATTAGGGCATTCCTCTCGGTCCCCAAATCCGCGAAAAAATCCTCATCcccttcctcctcctcggcctccTCGAGCAGTAACGGCTCCACGTCGCCAAAATCACCGTTCTACTCCTCATTACCGCCTCGGTACCCGACCTCCGGCGGCGGGAGGTGCGTCCGGCATGCTTCGAGGCCTCCTGTGTACCCTATTATCGGTGAGAAAGCCGCCGGAAAACTTCCTCATTACTATGTCTATCAATATCACAGTCATAGCCATGGAAATGGTGGCCAGGTTTATGTCATCCAAAATGGCCGCTAG